TTGCGAGCGATAGGCATCCAGTCCAAGTTCAGCCATTTGGCGATAATGTGCAGCCTCGTGCAGAACGACGTACCGCGTAGCATCACTCCTGAACAACACTGTTCCGGGCTTAAGTGTTGTAGGAGTCAGCTTGCCCTCAATCTTGATGAGAACTTCCACATCTTTAGATATTGTCAATGTGGCAGCATTATAGTTTAATTGTGCAATTATATAATCGGCGTTGGCAAGGAATTTTAGCTCTACGCTGCCTTCCTTAACCGGCAACGATTTCAGTTCGTCGCGAAGGTTAAAGAATGCCTCTCTTTTCATTTTTTCGCCATCAAGATACCATTGTTTTGCGTTGATCGCATCAAAAGCGTCAGCCCTTTTAGATTTTGGGGCAACCGCGGGCGGTTTTCCAGGAGTGAGAACATCGTCGATCATCCCGGTTTTCCCGAGACGTTCCAAGTTCCCATTACGTTCCAAGTTGCCACCAGGCAACGTTCGCGT
This DNA window, taken from Tuwongella immobilis, encodes the following:
- a CDS encoding zincin-like metallopeptidase toxin domain-containing protein — encoded protein: MIDDVLTPGKPPAVAPKSKRADAFDAINAKQWYLDGEKMKREAFFNLRDELKSLPVKEGSVELKFLANADYIIAQLNYNAATLTISKDVEVLIKIEGKLTPTTLKPGTVLFRSDATRYVVLHEAAHYRQMAELGLDAYRSQGQLARETHVHKYLMQRKHLLSEREIADAK